Genomic segment of Colletotrichum destructivum chromosome 5, complete sequence:
CAGACTTGAGCAACAAGCCGGGTTGGGATCCAACTTACTGTCTAACACTGTCTCCAGGCGGCCCATCATGAGTACCGAGACGCGCAAGAAATTCATAAACTACCCTCTGCCGATTCCTGGGTAAGTTGTCTCGTCTTAAGCttgtcggcgttggccgCACGTTCGTCCCGCGATGCGCACATCACCGATGACTTGTTCCCTTCTACGTTGTCTGTCCTTGTCTCGACAACTCACTAATAACTGATGCAACAGACCAACTATTCCATACGATAATGGCAGAAAAAGCAATCCGCCTCTTCGAGGCTGGATCTTGGTCTTAGCAGCATGGGTGTAAGTCGTACCTCTGACCAAACTAAAAAGCCCGGATATACTGACCGGATACAGTATGGAATGCGTGTGGTTCGTACGCGCTTTCATCTGGAGCAACGCCGGCTTCGGGAGTATCAGGAAAATCCGCAAGCACATCGAGAATGCCGAGCCCCGTTACGATCCAACTGTCCTGCCCTATCCGACGGACGAGGCCAAAGACCCAGCCGTTCTCCATCGCGAAAGCACCGTGAAGTCGAGGCCACACCCCTTCAAGTATTACTCCGTCAACGACTATCATGAGATGTACCTGTCAGGCGCAATCACGCCACTTGCCGTAGCTCGAGCCATTCTGCCCTTGATTCGCCGCGACACGAACCCACCGGGCGAGCATTCGATCGCGTGGTTCGATACCAAAGTCGCCCAAGTTTTGGCGGCCGCTGAGGCATCCACGAAGCGGTACAAAGAGGGACGTTCACTGGGTCCTCTTGATGGTGTGCCCACTGCCGTCAAGGACGAGTACGAGATCGACGGATACCGGACCTGCCTTGGCTCGAGGAACGATTACACTACCGAGGCCGAGCCTGGCCAGTCGATCACAAGTTGGTGTGTGAAAAAGCTGGAAGACGCAGGAGCCGTTGTTCTTGGGAAGCTGTCAATGCATGAATTTGGACTCGGTGAGTAAACCACGAGATCAAAGAAGGGCCGTAACCTGACAGTCACTAGACACAACGGGAAACAACCCAATCTACGGGACACCTCGCAATCCCTATAACCGTGGTTACTACACGGGTGGAAGTTCTTCTGGGGCCGGATACGCAGTTGCGACGGGCTTGGTCCCCGTGGCCCTCGGCAGtgacggtggcggcagcaTTCGCATCCCCTCGTCCATGTGTGGTGTCTACGGCCTCAAGCCCACCCATGGCCGGGTCTCGTTCCACCCTTGCCCGAACCACAGCAACAGCTGCGCAGTCAATGGACCCATCGCCGCGGACATCGAATCCCTCGCGACCTACTTTGAGACCATCGGCGCCCCGCATCCCGACTCCAACTTCATCCAGGCGTCCCCCTTCATGTGCTCTCCCAGCGAAAAGCGCGGCAAGATCCTCGGCATCCCTGAGGCGTGGTTCGCGCAGGCGGATCCGGCCATCCAGCGTCTATGCCGGACCATGATTGCAAAGCTGGTCACGCACCATGGATACACCACCGTCCCGATCGACATCCCGTTCTTGGTCGAAGGCCAGTTCGCGCACGCCATGACCGTCCTtaccgacggcgccgccctgctTCCGGAGACCAAGAACCTCACGCCAGCGAACCGCATCCTGCTTGCCATCGGCCGCGTCACGTCCGCCATGGACTACCTCTTGGCCCAGAAGCTCCGCGGCCTGCTCATGTCGCACCTCGCGCATCTCTGGCGCGAGTACCCCGGCATGATCATCGTCACCCCAACGACCGCCTGCGCGGGTTGGCCCATTGTGAGCAAGGGCGAGCTGGCCCACGGCGTGAGTGACGGCGACCGCACTATCCGGTCAATGGAGTACGTGTGGATGGGCAACTTCTGCGGGCTCCCCGGCGTCACGGTCCCGGCGGGCTACGTCGTGCCGCAcgaccaggccggcgccggcggcgaagccgggCCCGAGACGCTGGGCAAAATCCCCATCGGGCTCATGGGCATGGGCGAGTGGACGGACGAGCACAGCCTCCTCGAATTTGGgctcgatgccgaagacCTGTTCGCGAAGGAGCGGTGCCGGCCGCCCACCTGGGTCGACGTCATTCAGCGGGCCAAGGACGACATGGCGAAGACCGGGGAGGACAGCTTGATAGACATTTAGCGACAATATCCACAGCAGCGAGAAGGCGATAAGGATGGGCAATGTTTAGCGGGTGTGGCGTAGTTGTTAGGGAACAAACCATGTCGGAGCCACGTCGAGATCCAAGCAGGAGAACCCACCGCGTCCATGCGTTATGTGTGTGAAATGATGACTCTGGAGCCACAGTGACACCACACGCGTATCTCCACCCTGCTCGAGAGGGCTGAGTTCATCGCGGGGTCGAATATTGATCACTCATTCGACGCAGGGATGGCCCCATCAACGGAAAATGGGGAAGCACTTGGAAGTTGGAGACCGTCTGTTGTAGCAAGCTCGCAAGCGCCCACAtacacagacacacacatacatatcCCTCCCTTGCCCATCTCCTGCGTAGATCAATGCGAGTTTGACCTGGGGAGAAGGGCCCGAGCAAGGCGGCACGACAGCTACAGGAAGGAAGAGCCCAGATCGACGACTCTTCAATGTTTTGATGAACCCATcagacggggagggggggggggcggagggaaAGTTCCTGGTCGAGCTGTCTTGAACACAAGCAAGGTTGCGAGAGTCCAGGCGCCTGGTCCTTCCCGCCCCCACCAATGTTACAGCAGATATCGGAGTGGCTCATGCACAGATATTATGCTCAATGCACCACAGGATGTCGGACGCAGCCCAAAGCGCTCagccgcggcggcctggtCATGCAAGCAACAATCCGTTCCCCTAGCGCTGTTCTTGATGCTTTAGGATGGTGGGGGGCAACAGTCGtagacgggggggggggggggggggggggggggttatgGTTTTGTGCGCTGGCTCTGACGGCGGCAGTGCATGTTGGAGACCGAGAATTGGACGTTTGGTGGATCGAGAGATGCTTCACACACTGGACGTTTATCCAGACCTTGGgcctctcgtcctcgacctcgcgtGACTGACGGCGTACGCGGCCCGCGGCTGCCAGCAGCACTCATTGCGAAGAGAAGCGCTTTACGTCTGCCGCCTACGTCGTTGAACTCTTGAAGAATCTTGCGTCACCAGAATTGACCATGCTTGGGGGATAAAGCCAGGGGAGTTGTTGGGTCATTCGGAGATCCTTTGACATTGGCATAGATGGGAACTGGCGGCAGGATAGCAGGAGGTGGCGGCAGGGTAATCTTCGTCCTACTTTTACGGCGTAAGACTACTTGGGCGCTCGGAACTTTCCCTGTACACCCGAGCAAGTGCTTATTTGGGTCGAAGGTCTCGCAAAAGGAAAGGGCGGCTTGCTTGTGGAGTGGACACTGTCCGATCGCTCGGCCGGGCGTGTGATCCGATCCTAGGCAGATATCGGCGCGAAGCCACGACAGTCCacccggcgtcggcgccgaaTTTCCGGACGCTAAAATCCAATGCTTTAACTTTCTCGATCACTACACCCGCCACACGGAAAAGTCTGCTCGAAATCGTAGGTAATCGGAGTGCTATTAGTTGGGCTGGCTTTCCTGTTACCCAGTAACCCAAGTACCTTGACCGCGGAGTCCTTGGGTCTACAAACTAACTCGTACGCAGGTATCAGTGTGTCGTAGTACGGTCTGGAAGCTAAATCGAAGGAGAAAACGATTCAGAGTATGAGAATTGTTCCCCCTGGAGTACGTGGTGGTATAGCGATTTGTTGATCGTCTACATTTGACTGCATGGTATTCGTCATGTAGCAAAATAAACCTCGCCTGGCCAGCGTTTTCCTGGTATCCTAACACGGAACATCAATTGTTTAACCCCCTGGCACCGGGCTTGTTGTCAATGAGGATCCGGGGATAACCTCAACTCTAAGCTTCTTCGTCAGAGTTACCCGTCTTGCACCATAGTCTATATGCCAATAAGAGCCTGTAAGAAATATCAACTGCGTAGCTGCCTAAACCAACGGTTCCTGTGCTTTCGTCCCATGGGCTACAGACCGGCAAGGTAGCAACAGCACCATCTAGGAAGGAGCAAGACTTCTTCTTTCCAATCTGTGGCCTAGGACTTCACCGACCGGTAAACGTTTAGTCAAGCGGTCTGGCTCAGTCCTAACTAAATACTCTTCAACAGGGGGCGCAGGTTCGAATGGGCCTACTAACTTACAAACGATTTCTTTTTGGTTCACTGTTGGTGTTTAAGCTTATTCTATACCATGATAATAACAGAGACCCTATAGTCTTCTGCTATGATGCTGCAAGAACGATACGCTTTTATTGCCTTCCTAAAACGCCTCTACAAAGAAAgctcggccgcctcctcttGACCAGATCCGAAGTATGTTAAGTCAACTAATCATAAGATGTAGCTGTTGGCGTCGTACTTTGCGTCTAAGCAGGCAAATGTGTGAACTGTGAGTAGTCTGATAGTGTTACCAGGATAGAGAAGGGGGTTCGCCATGAGGCTGAAATGTCTGAGAAAGTTCCTCATCAAGGACGGGTAAACAGAAGCCGGGTATTTTCTGACCATTACAGTGGTCATTGGGGGCATTTTCCCCCGATGAATGCTGTCAATTCGTAGAGTCTGGAGGGCCATACATACTCACTAGCTGACTGGGCGACAAATCATTGAAATGTGCCAAATGCAATGTCAACATGGCAGGTTTCCTTCAATGAACATGTCTGCAATGTGCTCCATTCTCCTAGTCTAGGGACGATCCTGAAATCAGGCATTTTGTGGCGGCGCTTGGCTAGTGGTTGGGCGCCATCCACTTCGGGAACATGACGCACGTTCTTGACGTACCTATTCAGACCACGCCGAGTCTTCAGCACTGATGCAGGCAAACTGCAGCGGCAGAGGCGAGACAACACGGCCTGACGCAAAACGCCGGGCGCCGACCCAATCAATCAGCTGCGGCGCCGTTGACATTTCCCCGGAGGCACGGCGGGCGACGAATCAACCCGGGTTCGCGGACAAGgtcccttctcctcggcgtctAGAACATACATACATGGACAGACACGCCAGACACCGACTCGCATGACACGGAAGCTGTTCGGGCGGATGTCGGGAGCACGACATGAACAGACCAGCAGGCAGGCAGGAGACTTGTTGAACGTGACCATCCATCGTCAGAGGTCTGTGACGTCCCAACAAAATGCAAGGAAGAGGTGGCCGGTTGGGGTGAGTGTGAGGGGTCAAGCTACACGCGACGCAGTCTGCATTAAGCTGGCAGTTTGTTTTAAACCCTTCCACTTAGGTAGGCCGCCGCTGGTGTTAGTGTGCCGCCACCTCGAGCCCCAAGCTTCCAGCTTCTCCGTATTTTTTAGTCCCCTTTTGTTCGTTTTAGCTCCCCCGCATTGCTGGTCCATGGAGTGAGGGATGATCTCATGTTTCTGCAAGGACGGACGGACCTGAAAAGCTCACGCGAGAAACTTGGCCAGGAGCCAGAATCGCTGCACACATTCAGCTTCTTCATTCAACAGCAGTCACACGCGATCTTGTGTTGTGATGTGTTTGTGTCGTatcgtgtcgtgtcgtgtcgtgcTGTATGGCGTGCTATAACAGGGACCTGAGAGAATCACGGCGAAAGGAGCAGAATGACAGGAAGAGCCGCAAGTGGGAATCCGGCCAAGGTTCAAGGTAGATAGATAGTACCTTGTTTTGCGGCGAtgggaaaaaaagaagaggggcgTCTGGGGAatagagaaagaaagaagactGGATGACATCGCGGGCTTGGCCGACAGACGTATCCCATACCGTACCCAGTGGGCCTTCTCCCTCCAGAATCATCCTTCCCTCCACTATgggccctcccctccccaccctTCAATGTTTGGCACATTCCCATCCCCCCTTGGCCTTCATTGCTGATTGTTCTCCTCTGCTCTCTCCATCTTTCGCCCGGGCTCTCTCGGTCTCCATAGAACACGTCCCTCCCATTTTTTGGTCAGTAATTCTCGgctgcccgccgccccccttctttcACAACATCTTTGTCTCCAGTCGCATCACCAGACAGAGACTTGGAGAAGAGGTGCCATACTTGCTCGCTGCTGTGGTCTATCACCCTGCCGTTCGTTCCTTTCCCCCCCACTACCTGTTACTTAGGGAAACTTTCTCCCCCCGTCTCTTGTGAATACCAGGCAGGAGAACCATCATCTCGCAAGCGCTCTTTGCTCttatcgccgccgccgccgtcgccgccctgcagTACCCGAAGGTTCCACACCgcacaccacacaccaccGAGGATGAAAGTCTAAGGGAGTGGCGCATTAGCTGGCGAGATTTTCACACAAGCTCCCTTCCACCCgtatatttattatatacTACTTGTTCGATTTCACACAAatcccccctctcttcatCGTCCTGCACCCAGCCGTCATGCCTGATCACGCTGgcacggcggccgccgcgccgccgcagagCGAGTCCAATCCCACCCCTCCCAAGGAGCTCTACCCCATGGTCAATTGGAAGTACGACCTTTTCCTCTGGGTCTTGGGCGTGCTGGTCGATCTCTTCTTCCGCGAGGTCCATCCTCGAGGCTCCTGGAAAGTCCCAAAGTCGGGGCCTGttctcttcgtcgccgctcCTCACGCGAACCAGGTCGGTTTATCACCATCCCCTTGCTGAGCTGGATGAACCCCCCTGTCGTTGTCACATGCTAACCGCAATCTCTGCAGTTCGTCGATGCTCTGATCCTGCAACGCACCCTCCGCCACGAGGCTGGCCGACGAGTCTCCCTCCTCATTGCGCAAAAGTCTGTACACGGTTTTATCGGCTGGGGTTCGCGCCAGGTCGGCTCCGTCCCCGTCGGACGTGCCCAAGATGCTGCCAAGCCTGGCACTGGCCTCATCTATCTGCCTGACCCCATCAACGACCCTACACTGatccgcggcgtcggcaccaAGTTCGGTCAgggagagggcgaggtccACGGTATGCTGTTCTTGCCCTCTGCCAAAAAGCAGACTGGCGCCAGCGTCGACATCGCACAGATCCTCGGCCCCGAGGAAATCCGCATCAAGCGCCCGTTCAAGGGCAAGCTTCCGTTGGAGCAGCTCACTGGACGCGACGACATtgacgacaacggcaactTCATCAACAAGGAAATCAAGGGATGCAAGCCTGGCTTTCAGGGAACCAAGTACAAACTCGCGCCCCACATCGACCAGACCAAAGTGTACGAGGCCGTCTTTGACCGTCTGAGATCCGGTGGCTGCGTCGGCATCTTCCCTGAGGGCGGCAGCCATGACCGCACCGAACTGCTGCCCCTGAAGGCCGGCGTTGCCATCATGgctctcggcgccctcgccgaatCTCCAGACTGCGGTCTTAAGATCGTGCCCGTTGGCATGAACTACTTCCACGCCCACAAGTTCCGTAGCCGCGCCGTTGTCGAGTTCGGACCCCCCTTCGATGTCCCCCCGCACTTGGTCGAAATGTACAAGAATAACCAGAGACGCGAGGCCATTGGGCAGCTTCTCGACAGCGTCTACCAGGCACTGAGCGCCGTCACCGTTTCCACACCCGACTACGATACCTTGATGATGCTCCAGGCTGCTCGCCGCCTCTACAATCCTACCGGGAAGAAGCTGCCTCTCCCTGTCGTCATCGAGCTGAATCGCAGGCTGGCCATGGGCTACGAGAAGTACAAGGATGATGCGCGCGTAGTCGGCGTCATCAAGTCGGTCAAGCAGTACAACAAAGAGCTTCGCTACGTCAGCCTTCGCGACCATCAGGTCCAGTACGCCAAGATGTCAATCCCCAAGGtcgtcttcctgctgctTTACCGAGTCACGAAGCTACTCGTCCTTTTGATTGGCGTCCTGCCTGGCCTCATCTTGTTTGCCCCCGTCTTTGCCGCATCCAAGGCCATCAGCGTTCGTAAGGCGAAGCAGGCATTGGCCGGCTCGACGGTCAAGATCCAGGGACGCGACGTCATGGCAACCTGGAAGCTCTTGGTAGCCATCTTCCTGGCGCCAACGCTGTACCACTTCTACTCGGCCATTGTTACGTACAAGGTCTGGCAAGACCATCTCTGGGGCCACATCCCTGAATGGGTGCCTTGGTGGTCGACGTATCTGGTCATGTGGCCGCTGATGGTGGGCATCACGTTCGCTGCTCTTCGCTTCGGCGAGGTTGGCATGGACATTTTCAAGTCCCTAAGGCCGCTGGTGCTCTGCCTGAACCCCGCCTCGAGCTACAACATCCAGCAACTGCGAGCGAAACGGGCCGATCTCAGCGCCCAGGTCACTGATCTCATCAACACCCTCGGTCCCGAGATGTTCCCCGACTTTGAGAAGACTCGTCTGGTCGCAGACCCGTACAAGGCCGACGGCTACTCCCGACCCCGCACTCCGCCAACACGCAGGGACAGCGACGCATCGAGCGCCTacgaggcggcgacgccgccgtccatcTCTCGGAGAACAACACACCAGTCGAGCCGCGGCCTGCCTCGCAACGAGTCGTACAGCAACATTGGCGGTGTTGGCATCTTCTCCACCCGGCCTCCTTCGCGCTCGAGGAGtaggagcagcagcagcggagGCGGCCTGGGGTCTGGTGGGTTCCCCATCAGCGGTTTCACGACGCTGGACTCTGCCGGAGGGTTTGACGAGGCAAGCAAGAAGATCCGCGAGGCTATGAAGCTGCGCCGGAGAAAGAGCGGCGACCACCGGATGGAATtgggcgccgacgacagcgaggacgaggagtaCAACGAGGCGCGCAAGAAGAACACATAAGGTAGCGTAACTATCCATCTCAGCCAGCTATGATGTGACAAGCTTGTGGCAAGCTtggaggaaaagagagaaagtgGCAGTCTTCCTGCATGGGGATGACGAGTGGCGCATTGGTGATTCCGAGTAGTACGAGTACGTATAGACAGCGATTAATACACTCAACGTGGATTCCTTTTCTGTATGCCAATCAGCCAGTGCCCATGGAATTGACTAGAGTCGAGTTGAGCAACCTTAtgacgaggggggggaaTGCGAATCGTTGATGGGGCAAATGCGCAGCCAATGAGGACGATTTCAAATTGAGCACCGAAACTCCGGCCTGCCGGATGGTGGAGAGTGGTAGGGTCTTAGTACCTCACCATTCTGTATCCGTCCTTGTACGGACACTACTACCCTGGCAGGTACATACAGCATGCAACTTACCGGCTGTTGGTCTCGGGCTGACAATGACGCTATTTGCGACGGTTCGCACGCGTGGCCCCGGGCCGGAAAGTGTAGCCGGGCCGCCGGCGATTTCTCCAGTACAGTAATATTCGTACGGATAGGTCGTTGGGGACCCCCCGTTTCGGCAATCGGCTTTGGTTAGGCGCGATCACCGAGCTCTCGGTGATACGAGCTGTATTGCTGCCAGCTGAAGAATGCCCTTAATAAGGAAGCGCGCGGGACCTGACTTGGGGGAGCAAGCAAACGAGTCCTGCCTTATTGGATTTATTGACCCAAGGGTAGAAAAGCAAGCGACAGGATTGGCCCAGTCAACGGAGCTCTGCGTGCGGCGTTGCATTCTCACATTagacctccccccctccccctcctcgccgggcACTTAAAAGCACTCCAGCGTGAGTGAGCGTCATTGCTTGGTATCTTCACCCCAAAAAAATTCCGTTTACCCCACATCCCGCCACCTTTCCGACAGGTGGGCCGGACGACGCTACGTGTTCCCCGAGCTACACTGCCTGCTCTGTATCTATTACGCTACCTGCTACCATCCTGCGGCGCTGCCCCTCTTTTCTTTGttcctctccttccctttcttaGCGGAGGGGTTGTCGCACTGTTCTTTGAAGAAGACGACTGTTCTAATACTCCATTTCGGCCTGTTTTCTTGTTGTTTATTTCCCACCCTCCGCCCCCCAGCACACAAACCCGACATCTCATCATGGCGTCCGCGTTCAAGTCGCTCGTCTCCAGcgccaagaagctcgccctcggcaccagCCACGGCGTGCCCGCGCAGGAGCTGTTCCCCAAGACGgacccggccgtcgacggcgatgactGCGACCACGACTGCGAGAGCTGCCACGTCAAGTACCCTAAGGGCTTCAACATTGACGAAACGGACGAGCTGTACGGCCACGTCAAGGGGTGGAGCACCCACGCCCTCGTCGCGACAGGCAAGAGCGACTGGGTGAgggacgtcgccgacgagaagggCAGCGTGATGGAGGCCGTTGGCAAGGCTGCCGCGCCGAGCAATGGAGTATGTTCTCCGTCGTGTCTTTagtggagagagagagagagagggagagagagaaaccGTACACTGACCGAGATACAGAAACTGATGCTGTCCGCTTCCAACATTCCGACCCCGACACACTCGAGCGACTACTCCGAACCTACGAcagtcctcctcctccccgccttcgtcatcatcgaccacGTCACTCCGCAGCGCGTCCCCGAGCTGATCACCGAGTTCGTCGACAAAGCACCGACAAACACCTCACCCCTTGCGCCCCTCACCCTCCCCACGTCCGTACCCGCGCCGACACCTTCCGGCGCGCCGAGTATACCCCCCGCGATCTCCCGCCGCCCGTGCCCGcacagcgccatcatcctcctctgCTCGCAAAGGACGCGCGACGCCCGCTGTGGACAGtcggcgccgctgctgcgCAAAGAGCTGGAGCGCCACCTGCGGCCTCTGGGCCTGTTTCGCGatctggacgacgagcgacccggcggcgtgggcATCTACTTCATCTCGCACGTTGGCGGGCACAAGTATAGTGCCAACGTCATGGTCTACCGTCGCCCGGACGCCTTCGGGCTCGACAATGTGGAACGTGCCAAGGTCACCGCCGAAGATGAGCTGAGGCCTaaggcgaggacggcggcgctgcccgagacggaggacGTGGGCGCCGCGCAGTGCATCTGGCTGGCGAGGATCAAGCCTGAGGACTGCGAAAACCTGGTGCGGTATACGGTCCTGCAGGGCAAGCTGGTCAAGCCCGAGACGCAGCTACGTGGCGGTTTTGACCGCGCGAAGGGGATGATGAGCTGGTGAAGAGGGTTTCGGACGGAGAGGCCTTTTGGAAAGCAAATTCTGGCTCATTCATTAACGGAACTAGAGCCATATGGACTGTGCGTTTCGGCGTTTCGGCGGGTACACACGGAGGGAGGAAGTACGGCAGGCGGTTCTGCGTAGAACGGCTACATGGTCGGCATATCGGTCGGATAGAACTGGCTGGGTAGAACTGACCGAGGCAGTCAATAGACACACTATTAGACGTGAGGCATCAAGAAAGGCTAGAAACGCTTACAACCCAGAATAGAGAACAGTTTCCTCAAGCTTGGTGTTGCTTCCGTCGGGATTGATGAGCAAAACCGGGACTGACTGTTGCGGTTCAATCCGAGAGAGCCAAGCTGGACTGCTTCATGAGGTTGGTTGGTTGCGACATACAGAAGCATCGGGAGCAAACGATAATGAAAGAGGAGAACATCAACGAAAACCAAGTTCAAAAAAAGGAGCAAAAGAGACCAGAGTGTCTGTGCAGTAAGTCTTCACTGCAAACCGAGTCTCCGCACAATGACCGAGTTGGCCGGAGAGTGGTCCCCACTTCCTGCCGGCCCGCCCCGCACCCTCCAAGgttggaaaaaaaaaaagcaccCCAATTCTGAAAGCTGCAAGCGCGTTGACCGATAAGATATTGGGGGTATGGTATGGGGGGCCACCTAGCTCACTGCAGTGACGGCACAACGGGGCCAGGACCCACCGTTGTCGTCCCGACAACCATGCTAGCGTAAACAATCTCCACGCCCGCCCCCCAAGCCAGTACCACCACCTCAGCTCACCGACACgaccatcccatcccatcccatcccagACGACCTTCCCCCAATCTTTCTTATTGCTGCGACAGAAAAAACATTCGCAAACGGGACGTAGTCTGGCTCTGAGCCATCTCCCCTAGCTTGCTTTGCTCTACCAACagcctctttttttttcttcatctcCCGTCTTTGTATCCCCCAAACATGGTGTAATCAGCAAGAAAAGGCATCCAAAACAGCTGCCGGTGCTCTCTCGTCTCTACTTCATCACAAAAGTATTGAAATTACGGGTTTGTTCTCATTGCTCGAGCAACATCGCACCCCGAGAACCGACATTCCATCCGACACATTGTTTTCATCCCCAACCCAACCAGCAGAACCCTGTCTCGAACATTCCCGCCCCCATTTTCCCTCGACAATGggctccgccgccgaaggAGATAACAATGGAGGAGGGCGCCCAAGGTCCTCGGTCCTGAAGAGCTTCATCCATCGTCGTAACCAGTCCGAGGGCTCTGCGCTcttcacctcgccgccctccgtCCAAGTCACCACCACTCCCGCACAACACATCCAGGCCACATACGCCCAGCTCGAAGGCAGAAtgccgccccctcccctccgtACCGAAGGCCTGGGGGCCCTAGGGGAGCTCAACAACTTTCAAAAGGATCCCGTCCTGCGTTCGCCCGGAAAAGAAGACGACCGCCGCGACCGATCCCGCTCGCCCACAAAATCCGCCTTCAGCAACATGTCCTTCAAATccctggccaaggaggcccgCAAATCACGCGACGTGTCTcccgagaagcccaagaagacgaAGTCGACCACGAACCTGGCAGGTTTCCTGTCGAGGCCCCGATCCACCATGTCCCTCAACAAGAACtcgaaggaggaggaggagcgtCGCCAGGCtaaggacaaggagaaccGCACGCccccgagctcgacgtcgagcgccgACATGACGGGTCCCGCGCCGCCTATCTACGCACAGTTCTGCAGCCAGGATCTCGGGAACACTGGGCTGCGCGGCAAGGCATCATTCGACGCGAGTAGTGGACGATACGGGAGCGATGCCTCGAGCGAGATAAAGAAGCAGAGACCAAAGTCATACCATCCGTCCACCGCAATCTCCGAGCACAAATCGACGTCGGATCTACGCAGCAGACCTAAGATGGACGGCCGCGAGCCTTCTGCCTCTGAAAGAATCAAGAGCAAAGTACAACGGCCAAAGCT
This window contains:
- a CDS encoding Putative amidase, whose translation is MSHSTQSISSVLETEFDIQPRLEQQAGLGSNLLSNTVSRRPIMSTETRKKFINYPLPIPGPTIPYDNGRKSNPPLRGWILVLAAWVMECVWFVRAFIWSNAGFGSIRKIRKHIENAEPRYDPTVLPYPTDEAKDPAVLHRESTVKSRPHPFKYYSVNDYHEMYLSGAITPLAVARAILPLIRRDTNPPGEHSIAWFDTKVAQVLAAAEASTKRYKEGRSLGPLDGVPTAVKDEYEIDGYRTCLGSRNDYTTEAEPGQSITSWCVKKLEDAGAVVLGKLSMHEFGLDTTGNNPIYGTPRNPYNRGYYTGGSSSGAGYAVATGLVPVALGSDGGGSIRIPSSMCGVYGLKPTHGRVSFHPCPNHSNSCAVNGPIAADIESLATYFETIGAPHPDSNFIQASPFMCSPSEKRGKILGIPEAWFAQADPAIQRLCRTMIAKLVTHHGYTTVPIDIPFLVEGQFAHAMTVLTDGAALLPETKNLTPANRILLAIGRVTSAMDYLLAQKLRGLLMSHLAHLWREYPGMIIVTPTTACAGWPIVSKGELAHGVSDGDRTIRSMEYVWMGNFCGLPGVTVPAGYVVPHDQAGAGGEAGPETLGKIPIGLMGMGEWTDEHSLLEFGLDAEDLFAKERCRPPTWVDVIQRAKDDMAKTGEDSLIDI
- a CDS encoding Putative phospholipid/glycerol acyltransferase, yielding MPDHAGTAAAAPPQSESNPTPPKELYPMVNWKYDLFLWVLGVLVDLFFREVHPRGSWKVPKSGPVLFVAAPHANQFVDALILQRTLRHEAGRRVSLLIAQKSVHGFIGWGSRQVGSVPVGRAQDAAKPGTGLIYLPDPINDPTLIRGVGTKFGQGEGEVHGMLFLPSAKKQTGASVDIAQILGPEEIRIKRPFKGKLPLEQLTGRDDIDDNGNFINKEIKGCKPGFQGTKYKLAPHIDQTKVYEAVFDRLRSGGCVGIFPEGGSHDRTELLPLKAGVAIMALGALAESPDCGLKIVPVGMNYFHAHKFRSRAVVEFGPPFDVPPHLVEMYKNNQRREAIGQLLDSVYQALSAVTVSTPDYDTLMMLQAARRLYNPTGKKLPLPVVIELNRRLAMGYEKYKDDARVVGVIKSVKQYNKELRYVSLRDHQVQYAKMSIPKVVFLLLYRVTKLLVLLIGVLPGLILFAPVFAASKAISVRKAKQALAGSTVKIQGRDVMATWKLLVAIFLAPTLYHFYSAIVTYKVWQDHLWGHIPEWVPWWSTYLVMWPLMVGITFAALRFGEVGMDIFKSLRPLVLCLNPASSYNIQQLRAKRADLSAQVTDLINTLGPEMFPDFEKTRLVADPYKADGYSRPRTPPTRRDSDASSAYEAATPPSISRRTTHQSSRGLPRNESYSNIGGVGIFSTRPPSRSRSRSSSSGGGLGSGGFPISGFTTLDSAGGFDEASKKIREAMKLRRRKSGDHRMELGADDSEDEEYNEARKKNT
- a CDS encoding Putative thioredoxin-like ferredoxin, Thioredoxin-like superfamily, encoding MASAFKSLVSSAKKLALGTSHGVPAQELFPKTDPAVDGDDCDHDCESCHVKYPKGFNIDETDELYGHVKGWSTHALVATGKSDWVRDVADEKGSVMEAVGKAAAPSNGKLMLSASNIPTPTHSSDYSEPTTVLLLPAFVIIDHVTPQRVPELITEFVDKAPTNTSPLAPLTLPTSVPAPTPSGAPSIPPAISRRPCPHSAIILLCSQRTRDARCGQSAPLLRKELERHLRPLGLFRDLDDERPGGVGIYFISHVGGHKYSANVMVYRRPDAFGLDNVERAKVTAEDELRPKARTAALPETEDVGAAQCIWLARIKPEDCENLVRYTVLQGKLVKPETQLRGGFDRAKGMMSW